The Mustelus asterias chromosome 18, sMusAst1.hap1.1, whole genome shotgun sequence genome has a window encoding:
- the l3hypdh gene encoding trans-L-3-hydroxyproline dehydratase translates to MELLLRAPPGLGSPLSVLDMHTGGEPLRIVTGGFPPVLGDDILSKRRYARERLDGLRRRLLLEPRGHSDMYGALLVGSERPDAHLGVLFIHNQGYSTMCGHAVLALGRFALDYGLVAQPSSPESQVNIHCPCGLVRTFVQYDRGKSGRARFLSVPAFVFATDVAVDVPGHGKIVVDISYGGAFYAFVSADHFGLDVRSSRIRNLVDAAVTVTNAVAAQVKLHHPDSEDLAFLYGTILTDGKDVFSEEPTANICVFADAQVDRSPCGSGVTARIALQYHKGLILLNQTRTFQSGPTSSLFTAKAVEETQCGDFKAVIVEVSGQAHYTGTARFYVEDDDDLKDGFLLK, encoded by the exons ATGGAGCTGCTGTTGAGAGCGCCGCCGGGCCTGGGCTCCCCGCTCTCGGTGCTGGACATGCACACGGGCGGGGAGCCGCTGCGGATCGTCACCGGCGGCTTCCCCCCGGTGCTGGGGGACGACATCCTGAGCAAGCGGCGCTACGCGCGGGAGCGGCTGGACGGCCTGCGCCGGAGGCTGCTGCTGGAGCCCCGCGGACACTCGGACATGTACGGGGCGCTGCTGGTGGGCTCGGAGCGGCCGGACGCTCACCTCGGGGTCCTCTTCATCCACAACCAGGGCTACAGCACCATGTGCGGCCACGCCGTCCTGGCGCTCGGCCGCTTCGCCCTGGACTACGGGCTGGTCGCCCAGCCCAGCTCCCCCGAAAGCCAGGTCAACATCCACTGCCCCTGCGGCCTGGTCCGGACTTTCGTGCAGTACGACCGGGGCAAGAGCGGCCGCGCCCGCTTCCTGAGTGTCCCCGCATTCGTCTTCGCTACAG ATGTTGCTGTTGATGTACCAGGACATGGGAAGATTGTAGTGGACATTTCATATGGAGGTGCTTTTTATGCATTTGTGAGTGCAGATCATTTTGGTTTGGATGTTCGTTCCTCCAGGATCCGCAATCTTGTAGATGCAGCAGTAACTGTAACTAATGCTGTGGCAGCACAG GTTAAACTCCACCACCCTGACAGTGAAGACCTGGCCTTCCTCTATGGCACTATATTAACTGATGGCAAAGATGTGTTTTCTGAAGAGCCAACAGCAAATATCTGTGTTTTTGCAGATGCTCAG GTTGACAGAAGTCCCTGTGGCTCGGGTGTGACAGCTCGTATTGCACTGCAGTATCACAAAGGATTAATTCTGCTGAATCAGACCAGGACATTTCAGAGTGGTCCAACAAGCTCGCTCTTCACAGCAAAAGCTGTAGAG GAAACACAATGTGGCGATTTCAAAGCTGTTATAGTGGAAGTGTCAGGGCAAGCACATTACACTGGAACAGCAAGATTTTACGTGGAAGATGATGATGACCTGAAAGACGGGTTTCTTCTCAAATAA